The Myxococcales bacterium genomic sequence CTCCACCGTGGGCAGGCGGCTGTCGAGCATCCAGCATTCGTCCGGCTGCAGGATGTTGCCGAGGATGGCACGTGTGCCGCGCAAGTGCTCGAGCAGGTCGGGGTCTCGTCCGATGATCACGCCGCCCAGCATGTCGCTGTGCCCAGCCAGAAACTTGGTGGCCGAGTACACGGCAAAGTCCGCGTCCAGCTCCAGCGGATGCTGAAAAGCGGGGCCCATGAATGTGTTGTCGACGGCGACGAGGGGGCGCGTTTTTCCGTCACCTTCGTGCTGAGCCACGGCCGCGGCCGCCGCCCGAATGTCGGTCATCACCAGGGTTGGGTTCGAGGGCGTCTCGATCAACACCAGCTTCAGATTGCGGGCCTCGCGTATGGCGCGGGTCATCGCTTCAGTCTGTCCGGCCTTGACGGGTATCGCCTCGAGCCCGAGGGGCTCCAGCATCTGGTGAATCAGGTGCTGCGTGCCCCCGTAGATGGGCGTGGTGTACACGAAGGAACTGCCCGGCGGGCAGAACGTGAGGAACAGCGTGGAAATGGCGGCCATACCCGAGTTGAAGACCGCCGCCGCACGTGAACCGGGTTCGAGCGGGACGATATGGTCTTCCAGGATCTCGGCGTTGGGGTGGGACAAGCGCGAGTAGATGAGATCGACGCTCTCGCCCTCCGCGGGCCGCGACCGGCCAAGCGCGATGGCGAAGGCCCGCTCCGCGGCCTCGGGGCTCGAGAACACATATGTGCTCGAGCGGAACACCGCCGGACGGGCCGACCCCACCGAGAGGCGGGGATCGAACCCCCGGGTCAACACCGCCGTGGGCGGCCGAACGAGGTAGGGCGCCTTGCTTCGACCGTTGGACATCGTTCTCCCCCTTCCTTCAGCCTGAGGCCGGACCCCCAGATGCGCAAGGCCGTACCGTGCCCGAAGGTCATTTGCTTTAGGTGAGACGGACCCGTACCCGGACTATACTCACCGTCACTCCATGAACACGGTTTCTGTAGCGAAGCTCATCGCGGGTGCCCTGGCTCCCGGCGCCGAGGTGACGGTCGAAGGCTGGGTCCGGACACGGCGCGATTCCAAGGCCGGTCTTTCGTTTTTGCACGTGAGTGACGGTTCGGGGTTCCACCCGCTTCAGGTTGTGGCCCCCGCAGCTCTGTCCAATTACCAAAGCGAGGTGCTCAGGTTGAGCGCGGGGTGCGCCGTTCGCGCCCACGGCCAGCTCGCGCCTTCGCAGGGGCAGGGGCAGGCTGTCGAGCTTCACGCCACGTCAATCGAGGTCGTGGGCTGGGTGGATGACCCGGAGAGTTATCCCATGCAGCCGAAGCGCCATTCCATGGAGTTCCTGCGCGAGGTCGCGCACCTCCGGCCGCGGACCAACGTCATCGGTGCCGTCACCCGCGTCCGTCACACACTCGCGCAAGCGATCCACCGCTTTTTTCACGAGCACGGGTTCTTCTGGGTCCACACCCCCATCATCACGGCGAGCGACTGCGAAGGGGCTGGAGCCATGTTCCGGGTCTCGACCCTCGACGCCGTAAACCCGCCCCGCACGCCTTCGGGGCAGGTGGATTTCGGCCAGGATTTTTTCGGCAAACCCGCTTTCCTCACGGTTTCGGGCCAGTTGAACGTCGAGGCCTACTGCTTGGCCTTGAGCCGCGTTTACACGTTCGGGCCCACGTTCCGTGCCGAAAACTCGCACACCCGCCGTCACCTGTCCGAGTTTTGGATGGTCGAGCCCGAGATTGCGTTTGCCAACCTGAACGACGACGTCACCTTGGCCGAGGCGTTTTTGAAGAGCATCTTCAAGACCCTTCTCGATGAACGCGCGGACGACATGGCGTTCTTTGCAGAAAGAATCGATCCGGGCTGCATCGCGCGCGTCCGGAAGCTCATCGACGCCGAGTTCGAGCGCATGGACTACACCGAGGCCATCGCTCACCTCGAAAAGGCCCCGAAGGCTTTCGAGTATCCCGTGGCGTGGGGCATGGATCTGCAGTCGGAGCACGAGCGCTACCTCACCGAGGATCTCGTCGGCCGCCCCGTTGCAGTTCTGAACTTTCCCAAGGACATCAAGGCGTTTTACATGCGGGTCAACGACGATGGTCGCACGGTGGCCGCCATGGATGTCCTGGC encodes the following:
- the asnS gene encoding asparagine--tRNA ligase; amino-acid sequence: MNTVSVAKLIAGALAPGAEVTVEGWVRTRRDSKAGLSFLHVSDGSGFHPLQVVAPAALSNYQSEVLRLSAGCAVRAHGQLAPSQGQGQAVELHATSIEVVGWVDDPESYPMQPKRHSMEFLREVAHLRPRTNVIGAVTRVRHTLAQAIHRFFHEHGFFWVHTPIITASDCEGAGAMFRVSTLDAVNPPRTPSGQVDFGQDFFGKPAFLTVSGQLNVEAYCLALSRVYTFGPTFRAENSHTRRHLSEFWMVEPEIAFANLNDDVTLAEAFLKSIFKTLLDERADDMAFFAERIDPGCIARVRKLIDAEFERMDYTEAIAHLEKAPKAFEYPVAWGMDLQSEHERYLTEDLVGRPVAVLNFPKDIKAFYMRVNDDGRTVAAMDVLAPGIGEIIGGSQREERLDVLDARLEALALPKSEYWWYRDLRRYGTVAHAGFGLGFERAIQYATGIENIRDVIPFPRAPKQADF
- a CDS encoding PLP-dependent transferase, whose translation is MSNGRSKAPYLVRPPTAVLTRGFDPRLSVGSARPAVFRSSTYVFSSPEAAERAFAIALGRSRPAEGESVDLIYSRLSHPNAEILEDHIVPLEPGSRAAAVFNSGMAAISTLFLTFCPPGSSFVYTTPIYGGTQHLIHQMLEPLGLEAIPVKAGQTEAMTRAIREARNLKLVLIETPSNPTLVMTDIRAAAAAVAQHEGDGKTRPLVAVDNTFMGPAFQHPLELDADFAVYSATKFLAGHSDMLGGVIIGRDPDLLEHLRGTRAILGNILQPDECWMLDSRLPTVELRMSRQAKNAEKVVAALARHAKVKEVHYPASFMDPSQKRIYDAQCTSPGSVFSLRVAGGKRGAFDFLRRLKIAHNAVSLGGVETLACHPATTTHSEMSEQELRDNGVSDDLVRISIGVEDHRDLTADFLQALDGLT